In Zingiber officinale cultivar Zhangliang chromosome 1A, Zo_v1.1, whole genome shotgun sequence, a genomic segment contains:
- the LOC122002866 gene encoding transcription factor MYB4-like — protein MVRAPCCQKIGLNRGPWAAEEDQILENHIGRFGHGNWRALPKQAGLLRCGKSCRLRWMNYLRPDIKRGNFTREEEEIIIRLHGELGNRWSAIAKNLPGRTDNEIKNVWHTNLKRRVMDPNVSLKRPKKNKQKRESSRALDRSDSGFSSCVIDSSTMTMETSLGDHIGSKLEDEFNVSELDLSMDFTTLETSKDRWNSDFSSRAVSDLLTVSTEISTCDYVCGNEGEIERFWSDALAMNTTVETPISPSYYFNQFNSDNDIDFWRAILMDTERDWQEVSQNH, from the exons ATGGTGAGAGCTCCTTGCTGCCAGAAGATAGGCCTCAATAGGGGGCCATGGGCAGCTGAAGAAGACCAAATTTTAGAGAATCACATTGGCAGGTTTGGCCACGGTAATTGGCGCGCTCTACCTAAACAAGCCG GGTTGTTAAGATGCGGAAAGAGCTGTAGGCTCCGGTGGATGAACTACCTGCGGCCCGATATAAAGCGAGGAAACTTCACTAGGGAAGAAGAGGAGATCATCATCCGATTGCACGGGGAGCTTGGCAATAG GTGGTCCGCTATCGCTAAGAATCTACCGGGAAGGACGGATAACGAGATCAAGAACGTGTGGCACACGAACTTGAAGAGGCGCGTTATGGATCCAAATGTGTCGTTAAAGAGACCAAAGAAGAACAAGCAAAAGAGAGAGAGTTCAAGGGCACTTGATCGGTCGGACAGTGGTTTCTCTTCGTGTGTCATTGATTCGTCAACAATGACTATGGAGACTAGCCTTGGCGATCACATTGGCAGCAAATTGGAGGATGAGTTCAATGTCTCAGAGTTAGATTTATCCATGGATTTTACAACACTAGAAACCTCTAAAGACCGATGGAATAGCGACTTCTCTTCTCGTGCCGTCTCTGATTTATTGACGGTCAGTACAGAGATTAGCACTTGCGATTATGTTTGCGGCAACGAGGGAGAGATCGAGAGGTTTTGGTCGGACGCATTGGCCATGAATACAACAGTAGAAACCCCTATTAGTCCAAGTTACTACTTCAACCAATTCAACAGCGACAATGATATAGACTTTTGGCGAGCAATCTTAATGGACACCGAAAGAGATTGGCAAGAAGTCTCGCAAAACCACTAG